A stretch of Ammospiza caudacuta isolate bAmmCau1 chromosome 18, bAmmCau1.pri, whole genome shotgun sequence DNA encodes these proteins:
- the DRG1 gene encoding developmentally-regulated GTP-binding protein 1, translating into MSGTLAKIAEIEAEMARTQKNKATAHHLGLLKARLAKLRRELITPKGGGGGGPGEGFDVAKTGDARIGFVGFPSVGKSTLLSNLAGVYSEVAAYEFTTLTTVPGVIRYKGAKIQLLDLPGIIEGAKDGKGRGRQVIAVARTCNLILIVLDVLKPLGHKKIIENELEGFGIRLNSKPPNIGFKKKDKGGINLTATCPQSELDAETVKSILAEYKIHNADVTLRSDATADDLIDVVEGNRVYIPCIYVLNKIDQISIEELDIIYKVPHCVPISAHHRWNFDDLLEKIWDYLKLVRIYTKPKGQLPDYTSPVVLPYCKTTVEDFCMKIHKNLIKDFKYALVWGSSVKHNPQKVGKDHTLEDEDVIQIVKK; encoded by the exons ATGAGCGGCACCCTGGCCAAGATCGCGGAGATTGAGGCGGAG ATGGCCCGGACGCAGAAGAACAAGGCCACCGCCCACCACCTGGGGCTGCTGAAGGCCCGTCTGGCCAAGCTGCGCCGGGAGCTCATCACCCCCaagggaggcggcggcggcggccccggggaAG GTTTTGATGTTGCCAAGACAGGTGATGCCCGCATTGGGTTTGtgggttttccatcagtggggAAATCCACTCTTCTAAGTAATCTTGCTGGTGTGTACTCTGAAGTGGCAGCCTATGAATTCACTACACTGACGACTGTGCCTGGAGTCATTAGGTACAAAGGAGCAAAGATCCAG CTGCTGGATCTGCCAGGAATTATTGAAGGGGCCAAAGATGGTAAAGGCAGAGGTCGGCAGGTCATCGCAG TTGCTCGAACCTGTAATCTCATTCTGATTGTTCTGGACGTGCTGAAACCCCTTGGCCACAAGAAAATCATTGAGAATGAACTGGAGGGATTTGGAATTCGTCTGAATAGTAAGCCCCCCAATattggctttaaaaaaaaggataaagGAGGCATTAACCTTACAGCCACA TGTCCTCAGAGCGAGCTGGATGCTGAGACAGTGAAGAGCATCCTGGCAGAGTACAAAATCCACAACGCCGATGTCACCCTGCGCAGCGACGCCACCGCCGACGACCTGATCGACGTGGTGGAAGGGAACAG GGTTTACATCCCATGCATTTATGTCCTAAATAAAATTGACCAAATTTCCATTGAAGAACTAGATATCATTTACAAAGTACCCCACTGTGTACCAATATCTGCTCATCATCGCTGGAACTTTGATGATCTGCTGGAGAAAATCTGGGACTACTTGAAACTAGTCCGAAT CTACACCAAACCTAAAGGGCAGCTCCCAGACTACACCTCTCCGGTGGTACTACCTTACTGCAAGACCACTGTGGAGGATTTTTGCATGAAGATCCACAAAAATCTCATCAAAGACTTTAAATA tgcACTGGTCTGGGGTTCATCTGTCAAACACAACCCTCAGAAAGTTGGTAAAGACCATACTCTTGAAGACGAGGATGTTATTCAGATTGTGAAGAAATAA